A single window of Myripristis murdjan chromosome 21, fMyrMur1.1, whole genome shotgun sequence DNA harbors:
- the LOC115380198 gene encoding pyridoxal kinase-like — MECRVLSIQSHVVRGYVGNKSATFPLQVLGFEVDSINSVQFSNHTGYAHWKGQVLTAEELNVLYEGIKLNNVNHYDYVLTGYSRDTSFLEMVVDIVQELKKANSKLVYVCDPVMGDHGAMYVPENLLPVYRDKVVPVADILTPNQFEAELLTGRKINTEEDAIEVMDLLHQMGPETVVLTSSNLPSKHGDQFLVALGSQKIVRPDGTNSSQKIRMEIPKVDAVFVGTGDLFAAMLLAWTHHHPKDLKTACEKTVSVMHHVIKRTISYANEMAGPGKRPSPAQLELRMVQSKADIENPAIAVEAMVL, encoded by the exons ATGGAGTGTCGTGTGTTGTCCATCCAGAGTCACGTTGTCAGGGGTTACGTGGGGAACAAGTCGGCAACATTTCCATTACAG GTGCTGGGCTTTGAAGTGGACTCGATCAACTCCGTGCAGTTCTCCAATCACACAG GCTATGCACACTGGAAGGGCCAGGTACTGACGGCAGAGGAGCTGAATGTGCTGTACGAAGGCATCAAACTCAATAATGTCAACCACTATGACTACGTCCTCACAG GTTACAGCAGGGACACGTCCTTCTTGGAGATGGTGGTGGACATCGTTCAGGAGCTGAAGAAGGCCAACTCCAAACTGGTGTATG tttGCGATCCAGTTATGGGAGACCACGGTGCTATG TACGTTCCGGAGAACCTGCTGCCGGTCTACAGGGACAAAGTGGTACCAGTGGCTGACATCCTCACACCCAACCAGTTTGAAGCCGA GCTATTAACAGGAAGGAAAATCAACACAGAGGAAGATGCGATAGAG gTGATGGATTTGCTCCATCAGATGGGCCCAGAGACCGTCGTCCTCACCAGCTCAAACCTGCCCTCCAAACACGGGGACCAGTTCCTGGTGGCCCTTGGGAGCCAGAAAATAG TGAGACCAGATGGGACCAACAGCAGCCAGAAGATCCGCATGGAAATTCCTAAAGTAGATGCTGTGTTTGTGGGGACAGGAGACCTGTTCGCCGCCATGCTGCTGGCCTGGACTCACCACCACCCCAAAGACCTGAAG ACTGCCTGTGAAAAGACAGTGTCAGTCATGCATCATGTCATTAAGAGGACCATAAGCTATGCCAATG aGATGGCCGGGCCCGGGAAGAGACCCAGCCCTGCACAGCTGGAGCTGCGCATGGTTCAGAGCAAAGCCGACATAGAGAATCCGGCCATCGCAGTGGAGGCCATGGTTTTATAA